From candidate division KSB1 bacterium:
ATTTTACCCCACGGTGAACATGACTATGGACACGGGGTCACATTTGCGGATATCAATCATGATCAGCGCCCTGATTTTCTGGTCAGCAACGCCATGCGTGATATTGAGCTTGATGAGCATCTGTATATGAACCAGGGAAATGCATTTTTTAAAGAGGATGCGTCTGCTCGCGGGCTGAGCGATCCGGGACTGACGCACGCCATGGTCGCTGCTGATTATGATAATGACGGTGACCTGGACCTGTTCTTTTCCAATATGACCATGTACCACGACGGGCACGGCGGATACGGTCACAATGTATTTTACCGCAATAACGGAGAGGGATATTTTACAGACAAAACGGATGCGGTTGGACTGTCAACGCAGCGCAATGACACCCGCGGGGCCGTGGCATTTGACGCGGACAATGACGGCTGGCTGGACATCTTTGCCGCAAACTGGGGACAGCCCTGCGAGCTTTATCTCAACCGCGGCAACGGCCGGTTTCGCCGCGAAAACCGTGGCGCCGAAGGCCCGCAGAATGATGAATCTGCGAAACAGGGGGTGACCGCAGCGGACTTTGACAACGACGGTGACATTGACCTCTATGTCTGCCGACGCGAAACCGGCAACTGGCTGCTGGTCAACGGCGGCGGCGGTTATTTCAGCGAACGCGCAGCGGATTATCAAATCGATGTGGAGGGCCGTTCACACGGCGCTGTATTTGTGGATATCGACAGGGACGCAGATCTGGATCTGTTTATCGTCAATTACCGAACGCCGCGCGCACCGCTGCCGTTTCTGAATGTATTTATCAACAACGGTGACGGAACGTTCACAGACCGCACGCAAGCGTACAATATACGGGTTAGCGGCTACAGTGTGGTGTTTGGGGATGTTGATAATGACGGGGATTTTGATATGCTGCTGGTCAAAAATCCGGACAAAGATCCGGGAGCACGGCCTGCTCTTTATTTAAATGATGGAAACGGCAATCTTACCCTCCTCGCTTCCAGCGGTGTGGAGATGCCGGTTCAGGATCCGCGCGGCGCCGGATACGCGGATATTGATCACGACGGCGATATTGATTTTTTCATCGCCTGCAAAGATGGACAGAATTATTTATTGAGAAACGATCTTGAGAGCAGCAATCATTATCTGGATATATTGTGCTATGGCCCACAGGGTGATTACGGCGGATTCGGAACCAAAGTCTGGATTTACGAACCCGGGCATCTGGGTGACGATACGCATCTGATTGCGTATCAGGAATCGATTTCCCAATACGCTTATCTGTGTCAAAACCAGACCGCCCTGCATTTCGGACTGGGACAACATATTTGCTGCGATATCAAAATAATTCTCACCGACGGCAGTGTGCATACGTTTGAAGCTATTAAAGCCGATCAACGGTTTGTGTTTCACGGTCCCGCGGATCTGAATTACGAATCCGGCAATGACCAGCACGGCTGGATTGAGCGTCAATTCCCCGAAGCTCTGGTGGTACGCGTCACTCGTCAGAACGAGGTGGTTGCAGATGCACGCGTCACCTTTACCCCGCAAAACGGCGGACGTATGCTCGAGTCACAGCCCGTTATAACCGGTAAAAACGGATATGCGGCAGCGCATTTCATGGCCGGATCCCGAGATGATGAATATCATATCAAAGCGACCTGTGATCAGACGCAGGATCAAGAGGTCTTTTTTTCTGTCACAGCAACACGTCCTCCGGTGCAGCTGGTCAAACTGGACGGGGAAGACCAAACAGGCCGGGTTGCCGAACCGCTGCCCGTCCCTTTGAGCGTCAGGACAGAACATCCGGACGGACGCCGGGTGACGGGACAGCCGGTGCGGTTCAATGCGGTTCCGGGCAGCGGTTCATTCACAGACCGGACCGTGCTGCAGGTAAAAACAGACAGCCTGGGAATCGCTTCTGCCAACTGGACCCTGGGAGAACAAAGCGGATTCCAGACCGTGACAGCCTCTATTGATACAGAAACGGTCTCTTTTACAGCAAACGCACAACCGCAAAATCCATATCAGATTGTATCCGAATTTGATCCCGACCGTCCGCGCCAGGCGGCAGAAACCTATCCGGTCCTCTGCCGGGTCACCGATCAATACAACAATCCGATAGTCGGTCATGCGGTTCAATATCAGATCATATCCGGTACGGGCCATATCAAGCATCAGAGCTCTGTGATTGATTTTACAGATTCAACGGGACATACCACTGCGGACTGGTTTCTGGGCGGAAATTATCAGGAGCAAACTGTTATCCGGATCGCAAGCAGTTTCGATGAGGAACCGCTGGTGAATTCACCACTGCGCCTAAAACTCTCACACATAACACCGCCCTCCTTCGGGCAATCCACAATTACAGCAACAGACAGCATCATCGCCGACGGCAATGACCATACAGAACTATTAGTGGCGCTGAAAAATGATTCAGGTGTGGCGCTTTCGAGTTATCCGATCACCATTAAAGTCAGCGGTTCGCAAAATCAACTGCACATCAGTGATTCTCTGACGGATGAACAAGGGTTGGTTCACGCGCAATTGTCCAGTACAACGACAGAGCGTAAAATGATCACAGCCCGTATCGATAAACCCGGGATTGCGGTTCCGGACACAGAGTTTGTGACATTCATTTCTTCGCCTCTGGATTCATTTTTTCTGGTCAAGATAAACGGAGACAATCAACAGGATACAGTCCAACATCGTTTGCCAAAACCGCTCTCAGTGCAGGTAATCAATGCCAATCAAGAACCGATACCGGGTCAGCCGGTGGTATTTTACAGGGTAAAAGGAAACGGTCATTTTGACGAAGATAGTCTGGTTACGGTTGCCAGTGACAGCAATGGTCTGGCACAGACAAATTATACACTGGGGACTCGTTCCGGTGTCCATAGTGATTCTGTAACCGCAACATTGAACAATAGCATCGGATTTCATGCCTCTGCCCTGCCGGACACTCCGGATCGATTACTGAACCTAACGCCTGATACATTATATTGCCGGGCTACGAGCCGACTTTTACATCCGTTCCGCGTCCAGA
This genomic window contains:
- a CDS encoding FG-GAP-like repeat-containing protein is translated as MKRIIVFSLIAMFSIRGYCQTGDSAEETFFTPTNIHFSDITFKAGILPHGEHDYGHGVTFADINHDQRPDFLVSNAMRDIELDEHLYMNQGNAFFKEDASARGLSDPGLTHAMVAADYDNDGDLDLFFSNMTMYHDGHGGYGHNVFYRNNGEGYFTDKTDAVGLSTQRNDTRGAVAFDADNDGWLDIFAANWGQPCELYLNRGNGRFRRENRGAEGPQNDESAKQGVTAADFDNDGDIDLYVCRRETGNWLLVNGGGGYFSERAADYQIDVEGRSHGAVFVDIDRDADLDLFIVNYRTPRAPLPFLNVFINNGDGTFTDRTQAYNIRVSGYSVVFGDVDNDGDFDMLLVKNPDKDPGARPALYLNDGNGNLTLLASSGVEMPVQDPRGAGYADIDHDGDIDFFIACKDGQNYLLRNDLESSNHYLDILCYGPQGDYGGFGTKVWIYEPGHLGDDTHLIAYQESISQYAYLCQNQTALHFGLGQHICCDIKIILTDGSVHTFEAIKADQRFVFHGPADLNYESGNDQHGWIERQFPEALVVRVTRQNEVVADARVTFTPQNGGRMLESQPVITGKNGYAAAHFMAGSRDDEYHIKATCDQTQDQEVFFSVTATRPPVQLVKLDGEDQTGRVAEPLPVPLSVRTEHPDGRRVTGQPVRFNAVPGSGSFTDRTVLQVKTDSLGIASANWTLGEQSGFQTVTASIDTETVSFTANAQPQNPYQIVSEFDPDRPRQAAETYPVLCRVTDQYNNPIVGHAVQYQIISGTGHIKHQSSVIDFTDSTGHTTADWFLGGNYQEQTVIRIASSFDEEPLVNSPLRLKLSHITPPSFGQSTITATDSIIADGNDHTELLVALKNDSGVALSSYPITIKVSGSQNQLHISDSLTDEQGLVHAQLSSTTTERKMITARIDKPGIAVPDTEFVTFISSPLDSFFLVKINGDNQQDTVQHRLPKPLSVQVINANQEPIPGQPVVFYRVKGNGHFDEDSLVTVASDSNGLAQTNYTLGTRSGVHSDSVTATLNNSIGFHASALPDTPDRLLNLTPDTLYCRATSRLLHPFRVQIIDRYGNPLSGEKIQFSAPSGGMFIDDSLQLTNSAGVGSCRIHCIDRGGVYQFTAHTSDSLITRLTVIVNDPYHVFKNRSPDTVYADSLNQIATLAARITRRDRSPLPGVTVTFSRLEGTAEFHSDSLCTTDSTGTATCRVGLVHPCRSAVFRAKTQLDTILFALVHRNSLSVHDDNPESANQVRLHSAYPNPFNSRTVISFELPVSTRVTLALYNIKGRLIATLIDRNMQSGFHSLTFDALNDQGVHLSSGLYYLVLRTPESRKHRPILFLK